A region of Streptomyces cinnamoneus DNA encodes the following proteins:
- a CDS encoding DUF2278 family protein: MPIARYGVLACRAVERRREGSAETPHYQIHLLDNSGTHYRAAVNVLSQQAPSELLYAADDDFRHPLTAALPPAGSGWTPLPSERGGAALDFIRGNMFVPASMRTLPPDLPGVDNDLADLLDHYVERAVADPTTALYLFGQRFGPEPGKPDATFGFRPGNGVHDIHMNQGNVGRFRNDDGVWQDGALLFHLPVESRWTAIFLAFQSQAWHTDDVTGHALPTPALRPSVRDAPLRVVGVRTDGFPATAPAESVTLLNASPEPLELTGWQLADAHGNLLALPAQILAPGDTATVSDGDGFHLDKSGGAVTLLDPGGLKVHGVAYTGQQRRREGWMITF; this comes from the coding sequence ATGCCCATCGCGAGATACGGCGTCCTCGCCTGCCGCGCCGTCGAACGGCGCCGCGAGGGGAGCGCCGAAACGCCGCACTACCAGATCCACCTCCTCGACAACAGCGGCACGCACTACCGGGCCGCGGTCAACGTGCTGTCGCAGCAGGCCCCGTCCGAGCTGCTCTACGCGGCCGACGACGACTTCCGTCACCCGCTGACGGCTGCGCTGCCCCCTGCGGGCAGCGGCTGGACACCGCTGCCCTCGGAGCGGGGCGGCGCGGCCCTGGACTTCATCCGCGGCAACATGTTCGTGCCCGCGTCCATGCGCACCCTGCCGCCCGACCTGCCCGGCGTGGACAACGACCTCGCCGACCTGCTGGACCACTACGTCGAGCGCGCCGTCGCCGACCCGACGACGGCCCTCTACCTCTTCGGGCAGCGGTTCGGCCCAGAACCGGGAAAGCCCGACGCCACGTTCGGCTTCCGGCCCGGCAACGGCGTCCACGACATCCACATGAACCAGGGCAACGTCGGGCGCTTCCGGAACGACGACGGGGTCTGGCAGGACGGCGCACTCCTCTTCCACCTGCCCGTGGAATCACGGTGGACGGCCATCTTCCTGGCCTTCCAGTCACAGGCCTGGCACACCGACGACGTCACCGGCCATGCCCTGCCCACCCCGGCGCTGCGCCCGTCCGTACGGGACGCGCCACTGCGCGTCGTGGGGGTGCGGACCGACGGCTTCCCGGCGACGGCGCCGGCGGAGTCCGTCACTCTCCTCAACGCCTCTCCCGAGCCCCTGGAACTGACCGGCTGGCAACTGGCAGACGCCCACGGCAACCTGCTCGCCCTGCCCGCGCAGATCCTCGCACCGGGAGATACGGCGACCGTCTCCGACGGCGACGGTTTCCACCTCGACAAGAGCGGTGGCGCGGTCACCCTGCTCGACCCCGGGGGACTGAAGGTCCACGGCGTCGCCTACACGGGCCAGCAGCGCCGGCGCGAAGGGTGGATGATCACCTTCTGA
- a CDS encoding TetR/AcrR family transcriptional regulator: MNADTPAKRPGGRSARVQAAVHQAVTDLARERETAQLTIPAVAERAGVNPTTIYRRWGTLQALLAEVATLHTADAPPPSSGDLRTDLEAYAIRTLADLTRPGGIAFFRAEVAPDIDERRSGLRECLHRATVGLEAVLEASRGRGETPPSTERLLDRIVAPLYFRVVFSMPDTDETYARALVTDLFSDPSQPQR; encoded by the coding sequence GTGAACGCAGACACTCCCGCCAAGCGCCCGGGCGGCCGCAGCGCCCGCGTCCAGGCCGCGGTCCACCAGGCCGTCACCGACCTGGCCCGCGAGCGCGAGACGGCCCAGTTGACGATCCCCGCGGTGGCCGAGCGCGCCGGGGTCAACCCCACCACCATCTACCGGCGCTGGGGCACGCTGCAGGCCCTGCTGGCCGAGGTGGCAACCCTGCACACAGCCGACGCCCCGCCTCCCTCCAGCGGTGATCTCCGCACGGACCTGGAGGCCTACGCGATCCGGACACTGGCAGATCTGACCCGGCCCGGCGGCATCGCGTTCTTCCGGGCAGAGGTCGCCCCCGACATCGATGAACGCCGCAGCGGCCTCCGGGAATGCCTGCACCGCGCCACCGTCGGCCTTGAGGCGGTCCTCGAAGCCTCTCGCGGCCGGGGCGAAACTCCACCCTCAACCGAACGACTGCTTGACCGGATTGTCGCCCCGCTCTACTTCCGCGTCGTCTTCTCCATGCCGGACACCGACGAAACCTACGCCCGCGCCCTGGTCACCGACCTGTTCAGCGATCCCTCCCAACCGCAACGCTGA
- a CDS encoding nuclear transport factor 2 family protein, translating into MTTAAYDLGQRFHAALITGDWPAIRSMLHDDATWTLPGDNTISGTVVGADAVVERAQKIASYGLSFELLHVLVSRENMALSLHNTAQRPDAILDEYLTTVCRLRDGRIADIETYLSDVPGMNAFFV; encoded by the coding sequence ATGACCACCGCTGCCTACGACCTCGGCCAGCGCTTCCACGCCGCACTCATCACCGGCGACTGGCCGGCCATCCGGTCCATGCTCCACGACGACGCCACCTGGACGCTGCCGGGCGACAACACCATCAGCGGCACCGTCGTCGGCGCGGACGCCGTGGTCGAGCGCGCCCAGAAGATAGCCTCCTACGGCCTGTCCTTCGAGCTGCTGCACGTCCTGGTCAGCCGCGAGAACATGGCCCTGTCACTGCACAACACCGCCCAGCGCCCGGACGCGATCCTCGACGAGTACCTGACCACCGTCTGCCGTCTGCGGGACGGCCGGATCGCCGACATCGAGACCTACCTGTCCGACGTCCCCGGCATGAATGCCTTCTTCGTCTGA
- a CDS encoding DUF6882 domain-containing protein, with amino-acid sequence MSASPSRPGCGPGRTRRCRTRSWAAFERVRQFGEENDFPVLPWPGLNYQPKLVSEARMVAASVLDAEGLWADSTDDMQLHFLVHDLALTAE; translated from the coding sequence GTGTCAGCCTCGCCCAGCAGACCTGGCTGTGGTCCTGGGCGAACGCGTCGCTGCCGGACGCGGTCCTGGGCGGCATTCGAGCGGGTCCGGCAGTTCGGCGAGGAGAACGACTTCCCCGTCCTGCCGTGGCCGGGCCTCAACTACCAGCCCAAGCTGGTCTCCGAGGCCCGGATGGTCGCGGCATCTGTGCTCGATGCCGAGGGGCTGTGGGCGGACTCCACGGACGACATGCAGCTCCACTTCCTGGTCCACGACTTGGCACTCACCGCTGAATGA
- the istB gene encoding IS21-like element helper ATPase IstB, giving the protein MNTTSRRRMSEQAAETAVVGACRMLRLPTIRGKFPDLAEQAAREQMSYLAFLAELLPAECDDRTRRRSERRIKAAAFPRQKSLREFDFDANPNIDAAVVHTLATCEWVKKGQPLCLIGDSGTGKSHLLIALGTEAAMAGFRVKYTLATKLVNELVEAADEKQLTKTIARYGRVDLLCIDELGYMELDGHGAELLFQVLTEREETNSVAIASNEAFGGWTKTFTDPRLCTAIVDRLTFNGTIMETGTDSYRLAQSRAKAEQATVN; this is encoded by the coding sequence ATGAATACCACCAGCCGCCGCCGGATGAGCGAGCAGGCGGCCGAAACCGCCGTGGTCGGCGCCTGCCGGATGCTCCGGCTGCCCACCATCCGCGGGAAGTTCCCGGACCTGGCCGAGCAGGCCGCACGCGAGCAGATGTCCTACCTCGCCTTCCTCGCCGAGCTGCTGCCGGCCGAGTGTGATGACCGCACCCGGCGCCGCTCGGAGCGCCGGATCAAGGCCGCGGCCTTCCCGAGGCAGAAGTCGCTGCGGGAGTTCGACTTCGACGCCAACCCCAACATCGATGCCGCTGTCGTCCACACCCTGGCTACCTGCGAGTGGGTGAAGAAGGGGCAGCCGCTCTGCCTGATCGGCGACTCCGGCACTGGCAAGTCCCACCTGCTGATCGCGCTGGGCACCGAGGCCGCGATGGCCGGGTTCCGGGTGAAGTACACCCTGGCGACGAAGCTCGTCAATGAGCTGGTCGAGGCTGCGGACGAGAAGCAGTTGACCAAGACCATCGCCCGTTACGGCCGTGTCGATCTTTTGTGCATCGATGAACTCGGCTACATGGAGCTCGACGGGCACGGCGCCGAACTGCTGTTCCAGGTTCTGACCGAGCGGGAGGAGACGAACAGCGTCGCCATCGCCTCCAACGAAGCCTTCGGCGGCTGGACCAAGACCTTCACCGACCCGCGGCTCTGCACGGCCATCGTCGACCGGCTCACCTTCAACGGCACGATCATGGAGACCGGCACCGACTCCTACCGCCTCGCCCAGTCCCGGGCCAAGGCCGAACAGGCGACCGTAAATTGA
- a CDS encoding MerR family transcriptional regulator yields the protein MRIGELSRRTGVSQRSLRYYEEQGLLTPTRLPNGYRDYDERTVTTVRRIQILLSAGLGTSAVAEILPCAVDDTVVLSGKCPELIDGLAKERRRINAAIDDLIAARDILDSLIGRPLLAQAVPSL from the coding sequence ATGAGGATCGGTGAACTGTCACGACGCACCGGCGTGAGCCAGCGCTCCCTTCGCTACTACGAGGAACAAGGACTGCTCACCCCAACACGCCTCCCGAACGGATACCGCGACTACGACGAACGCACCGTCACCACCGTGCGGCGCATCCAGATCCTGCTCTCCGCAGGGCTCGGCACCTCCGCCGTCGCAGAGATCCTGCCCTGCGCCGTCGACGACACCGTCGTCCTGTCCGGGAAGTGCCCGGAACTCATCGACGGCTTGGCGAAAGAGCGCCGCCGGATCAACGCGGCGATCGACGATCTGATCGCCGCTCGCGACATCCTCGACTCCCTCATCGGACGCCCGCTACTCGCCCAGGCCGTCCCTTCGCTCTGA
- a CDS encoding VOC family protein: MSMIKQFQVTFDCAQPARLAAFWCEVLGYVVPRVPEGFATWEEYHHSLPPEDEIYFACTDPSGVGPRVLFQRVPEGKVVKNRVHLDVRVGTGLVGDERLATLEAECARLMGLGAKHVLTQRADGVNESCITMQDIEGNEFCLA, from the coding sequence ATGTCAATGATCAAGCAGTTCCAAGTGACCTTCGACTGCGCGCAACCTGCGCGCCTCGCCGCCTTCTGGTGCGAGGTGCTGGGGTACGTCGTACCGAGAGTTCCGGAGGGCTTTGCCACGTGGGAGGAGTACCACCACTCGCTGCCGCCTGAGGATGAGATCTACTTCGCGTGCACTGATCCCTCGGGTGTGGGCCCGCGCGTGCTCTTCCAGCGAGTTCCCGAAGGCAAGGTCGTCAAGAACCGTGTGCATCTCGATGTGCGGGTCGGCACCGGCCTCGTGGGTGACGAGCGCCTGGCCACACTCGAGGCCGAATGCGCACGGCTGATGGGGCTCGGCGCGAAACACGTGCTGACGCAGCGCGCCGATGGCGTCAACGAGTCGTGCATCACGATGCAGGACATCGAGGGCAACGAGTTCTGCCTCGCCTGA
- a CDS encoding endonuclease/exonuclease/phosphatase family protein has product MTVVRVGTFNLNNLFSRFNFQTEIDAVHTAAGSDGGELAVSYEFNDPHRFKIRTYKGRLVKGKDPEDQKLIAGRILAMDLDVLAVQEVEDIDTLRFFCTRDLRRLYPHLTLIEGNDRRLIDVALLSKFPLGAVTSWQHAVHPDRPGERVFSRDLLEADVMAPDDRDKRLFTLFNNHLKSQFVEHDQDPVAGKAANDELRRRQAEVAQRIVAARTRPDSRFLVLGDMNDAPAAAPLAPLVNSSGLSLTNALTHPTQTREPKPDDPPPPASGAWTHRFKESGKPAKYELFDQIWLSPALAELQRGAFVDRRTRHAGDGSDHDPAWVELDLEF; this is encoded by the coding sequence ATGACCGTCGTCAGAGTTGGCACGTTCAACCTCAACAACCTCTTTTCGCGTTTCAACTTCCAGACCGAGATCGACGCCGTCCACACCGCGGCCGGCAGCGACGGCGGCGAGCTCGCCGTCAGTTACGAGTTCAACGACCCCCACCGGTTCAAGATCCGTACCTACAAGGGACGGCTGGTCAAGGGCAAGGACCCCGAGGACCAGAAGTTGATCGCCGGGCGCATCCTCGCGATGGACCTCGACGTCTTGGCCGTGCAAGAGGTCGAGGACATCGACACCTTGCGGTTCTTCTGCACCCGGGACCTCCGGCGCCTCTACCCTCACCTCACCCTCATTGAGGGCAACGACCGCCGGCTCATCGACGTGGCCCTCCTGTCCAAGTTCCCCCTCGGCGCCGTCACCTCCTGGCAGCACGCCGTCCACCCGGACCGGCCCGGCGAGCGGGTGTTCAGCCGGGACCTGCTGGAGGCCGACGTGATGGCCCCCGATGACCGGGACAAACGGTTGTTCACGCTGTTCAACAACCACCTCAAGAGTCAGTTCGTGGAGCACGACCAGGACCCCGTCGCCGGCAAGGCCGCCAATGACGAGCTCCGGCGCCGGCAAGCAGAGGTGGCGCAGCGGATCGTCGCGGCCAGGACCCGGCCCGACAGCCGTTTCCTCGTCCTGGGCGACATGAACGACGCGCCGGCGGCGGCGCCCCTCGCGCCCCTGGTGAACTCGTCAGGCCTGTCGCTGACCAACGCCCTGACCCACCCGACGCAGACGCGGGAACCCAAACCGGACGACCCGCCGCCACCCGCGTCGGGCGCGTGGACCCACCGCTTCAAGGAGAGCGGCAAGCCCGCCAAGTACGAGCTCTTCGACCAGATCTGGCTCAGTCCGGCCCTCGCAGAGCTCCAACGGGGCGCGTTCGTCGACCGGCGGACCCGGCACGCGGGGGACGGCAGCGACCACGACCCGGCCTGGGTGGAACTCGACCTGGAATTCTGA
- a CDS encoding NAD(P)-dependent oxidoreductase, with amino-acid sequence MIETSDEQTPLTPVTVLGLGPMGRALASAFLNAGHQVTVWNRTSGKAGDLLDHGAVAAGSVQEAVRAGQVIIVCLIDYDAVQATLEPSQADWENRCLVNLTSGEPAQARQMSEWASSRGIDYLDGAILTPTPAIGTPSAAVLFSGAHDVYEAVQETMSAVGGAAVHLGDDPGQASAYEVALLDIFATSVNGIVHAFALASAEGIEPERFAAFATGIGGLLPEMITRFARQIQTGHYPGDRSTIASAASGITHIINTATTHGIDVGMLTAAKGIIDQAVADGYGTQGLARLSTMLHTRAVA; translated from the coding sequence ATGATCGAAACATCTGACGAGCAGACTCCGCTCACGCCCGTGACCGTCCTCGGCCTCGGCCCGATGGGCCGCGCCCTGGCCTCCGCCTTCCTCAATGCCGGCCATCAGGTGACGGTGTGGAACCGCACATCTGGAAAGGCCGGAGACCTCCTCGACCATGGCGCGGTGGCCGCCGGCTCGGTCCAGGAAGCAGTGCGGGCCGGACAGGTGATCATTGTCTGTCTGATCGACTACGACGCAGTGCAAGCCACGCTGGAACCATCGCAGGCGGACTGGGAGAACCGGTGTCTGGTCAACCTCACCAGCGGAGAACCAGCTCAAGCCCGCCAGATGTCAGAGTGGGCTTCTTCCCGCGGGATCGACTACCTGGACGGCGCCATCCTGACCCCGACCCCGGCGATCGGCACGCCATCCGCCGCCGTCCTCTTCAGCGGGGCCCACGACGTCTATGAGGCCGTTCAGGAGACGATGTCCGCCGTGGGCGGCGCCGCGGTGCACCTCGGCGACGATCCCGGCCAGGCATCCGCCTACGAGGTCGCGCTCCTGGACATCTTCGCCACCTCGGTCAACGGCATCGTGCACGCTTTCGCCCTCGCGTCGGCCGAGGGCATCGAGCCGGAACGGTTTGCGGCGTTCGCCACCGGTATCGGTGGCCTCCTCCCAGAGATGATCACGCGTTTCGCCCGGCAGATCCAGACCGGTCACTATCCCGGGGACCGCTCCACGATCGCTTCCGCGGCATCCGGGATCACGCACATCATCAACACGGCCACCACCCATGGAATCGACGTGGGGATGCTCACCGCGGCAAAAGGCATCATCGACCAGGCGGTTGCGGACGGTTACGGAACACAGGGGCTCGCGCGTCTGTCCACCATGCTTCACACCCGGGCGGTCGCCTGA
- a CDS encoding ParA family protein — protein sequence MGKPPRTSRCDGVGKTTMAADLSARHDFNVLPFDLTPDHQDLTHRYRTLLHQPGRLILDRCFLSELVYGPLRRGTMR from the coding sequence GTGGGGAAGCCACCGAGGACGTCGCGCTGCGACGGCGTGGGCAAGACCACCATGGCCGCCGACCTGTCCGCCCGCCATGACTTCAATGTTCTGCCCTTCGACCTCACCCCCGACCATCAGGACCTCACCCACCGGTACCGGACACTGCTCCACCAGCCCGGACGCCTCATCCTGGACCGCTGCTTCCTCAGCGAACTCGTCTACGGCCCCCTGCGCCGGGGA
- a CDS encoding SMI1/KNR4 family protein: MHADERDDPAAPTGHRSGISACRGVVAAHRRVAGEHAPRALSELRPPASKQSIKEAEERLGFPLPGDLRESLLCHDGDTSLLGVLPCRRLYSVAEIIASREMRMDGWEPDDPDQAETPWWGTQWVPFAGSDGDEQFIEAGPGMWHNHLGDAGHADQACFLGWPSLGSWLHETAESMAQHNNQSWFGAVPRPKVDDKGRIDWWD; encoded by the coding sequence ATGCATGCTGACGAGCGTGATGATCCAGCCGCCCCGACGGGGCATAGATCCGGTATTTCCGCCTGTCGCGGTGTCGTGGCGGCGCATCGACGCGTGGCTGGCGAGCATGCGCCGAGGGCCTTGTCAGAACTCCGGCCTCCCGCATCGAAGCAATCCATCAAGGAGGCTGAGGAGCGGTTGGGTTTCCCGTTGCCTGGGGACCTGAGGGAGTCACTCCTGTGTCACGACGGCGACACCTCCCTGCTCGGTGTGTTGCCCTGCCGACGGCTGTACTCGGTTGCGGAGATCATCGCGTCCCGCGAGATGCGGATGGACGGCTGGGAGCCTGACGATCCCGACCAGGCGGAGACCCCGTGGTGGGGGACGCAGTGGGTGCCCTTCGCGGGAAGCGACGGGGACGAGCAGTTCATCGAGGCGGGGCCAGGGATGTGGCACAACCACCTCGGTGACGCTGGCCATGCTGACCAGGCATGTTTCCTGGGGTGGCCCAGTTTGGGTTCCTGGCTTCACGAAACAGCCGAATCCATGGCCCAGCACAACAACCAGTCCTGGTTCGGAGCTGTCCCACGGCCCAAGGTCGACGACAAGGGACGCATCGACTGGTGGGACTGA